From a region of the Lysinibacillus irui genome:
- a CDS encoding 3'-5' exonuclease family protein yields the protein MELAIIDTHENVLYAAKFKPTVTISEGAYLVHGMTNKELGNENTLTDEYEKTKSMLTNRKVLIFNASFDDRLIAQSLRRYNLQYINYESFCIMEEMRFWCKHLKKYNKANDF from the coding sequence ATTGAACTAGCCATTATAGACACTCACGAAAATGTGTTATATGCTGCAAAATTCAAGCCTACTGTAACAATTAGTGAAGGGGCTTATTTGGTACATGGTATGACAAATAAAGAATTAGGAAACGAGAATACTTTAACCGATGAATACGAGAAAACAAAATCCATGCTAACAAATCGCAAAGTGCTTATATTTAACGCTTCATTCGATGATCGGTTAATAGCACAATCCCTCCGGCGCTACAATTTACAATACATAAATTATGAATCCTTTTGTATCATGGAAGAAATGAGGTTCTGGTGCAAACACTTGAAAAAATATAATAAAGCGAATGATTTCTAG
- a CDS encoding methyl-accepting chemotaxis protein, which translates to MSIFSRKSILWNEQIKFTETDLSHVGERAKERLNFLGINQDTLRIVKESANLLAPYKNEMIDKFYGRIQSVGGLQAIINKYSTIDRLRKTMEKYLDQFLAAEVDHEYIMTRIRIGQVHSHINLTAENFISAHHLLIQIMSAVLMEKLHHKPARMMESVIAIQKLAAYDQQLIVEVYMENTFKNFLYGVSDMLNEVTEVDTTKRLINSMENQINETHNVSAATDQMSASIQEVANYAVKVAEGTDDAVHSAEKSKKVVDKTTTDIVQVGKVYEEIVTGVKQLGQEIEHTQDIVQVIKGIADQTNLLALNASIEAARAGEHGRGFAVVASEVRKLSEHTKEQIVKIIANMESLQQVSSSVIDEITETSKLVENSVTGAKSASQALINIVEMMQKINGATSQIAAMSEEQTSTIMDISARNATIYDNSVLAQEISQQTAKTIFELSSQMDNYRKTFFGINVRLTSKDIVRVAKTDHLLWKWRVYNLILGVGTIDLNEVTSHETCRLGKWYYGDLPDHVKQNEIFKQLEEPHKQVHQNAKLVVERYQKNDLIGVEKSFGDLEKASVIVIDLLTILENEL; encoded by the coding sequence ATGAGTATTTTTTCTAGAAAATCTATACTTTGGAATGAGCAGATAAAATTTACGGAAACCGACTTGTCACATGTGGGAGAAAGAGCAAAAGAACGCTTAAACTTTTTAGGTATTAATCAGGATACACTTCGAATTGTAAAGGAATCAGCGAACTTACTTGCTCCCTACAAAAATGAAATGATTGATAAGTTCTACGGAAGGATTCAGTCTGTGGGTGGGCTCCAAGCAATCATTAATAAATACTCTACAATTGATAGACTCAGAAAAACGATGGAGAAATATCTCGATCAGTTTTTAGCAGCAGAAGTTGATCACGAATATATAATGACGCGCATACGTATCGGTCAGGTGCATAGTCATATCAATTTAACTGCGGAAAACTTTATATCGGCGCATCATTTACTTATTCAAATAATGTCAGCCGTTTTAATGGAAAAACTGCATCATAAACCCGCTCGAATGATGGAAAGTGTAATTGCAATACAGAAATTAGCAGCATATGATCAACAATTAATAGTTGAAGTGTATATGGAGAATACATTTAAAAACTTCCTTTATGGTGTTTCGGACATGCTAAATGAAGTAACCGAAGTAGATACAACGAAAAGACTCATTAATAGTATGGAAAATCAAATAAATGAAACACATAATGTTTCAGCTGCCACAGATCAAATGAGTGCATCCATACAAGAAGTTGCCAATTATGCGGTAAAAGTTGCAGAGGGAACAGACGATGCTGTGCATTCCGCAGAGAAAAGTAAAAAAGTAGTAGATAAAACAACCACTGATATCGTACAGGTCGGAAAAGTATACGAAGAAATTGTTACAGGAGTAAAACAACTCGGGCAAGAGATTGAACATACGCAAGACATTGTCCAAGTAATTAAAGGGATTGCCGATCAGACCAATTTACTTGCTTTAAATGCTAGTATTGAAGCTGCAAGAGCAGGAGAGCACGGACGGGGGTTTGCCGTTGTTGCTTCCGAAGTTCGAAAGTTATCCGAACATACAAAGGAACAAATCGTTAAAATTATCGCTAATATGGAATCTTTACAACAGGTTTCTTCAAGTGTAATAGATGAAATAACAGAGACTTCTAAACTGGTAGAGAACAGCGTAACGGGGGCAAAGAGCGCGAGCCAGGCACTAATCAATATAGTCGAGATGATGCAAAAAATTAACGGAGCTACTTCACAAATAGCTGCAATGAGTGAAGAACAAACCTCTACAATTATGGATATCTCTGCAAGAAACGCTACTATTTATGATAATAGTGTATTGGCTCAGGAAATCTCTCAGCAAACCGCAAAAACGATCTTCGAATTAAGTAGTCAAATGGATAATTATCGCAAAACGTTCTTTGGGATAAACGTCAGACTTACTTCTAAAGATATTGTGAGAGTAGCAAAAACAGACCATCTATTGTGGAAATGGCGTGTCTATAACCTAATACTAGGTGTTGGGACAATTGACTTAAATGAAGTGACATCCCATGAAACGTGCCGGTTAGGAAAGTGGTACTATGGAGATTTACCTGATCATGTAAAGCAAAACGAAATATTTAAGCAATTAGAAGAACCGCATAAACAAGTTCACCAAAATGCAAAACTAGTAGTAGAGCGCTATCAGAAAAATGATTTAATAGGTGTAGAAAAATCCTTTGGGGACCTCGAAAAAGCCTCCGTTATAGTTATTGACTTATTGACTATATTAGAGAATGAGCTCTAA
- a CDS encoding sensor domain-containing protein: MHKNNKIIDNLIHHNGSHSPEKVLRDIAYALDKSAIVAITDQTGKILYVNELFTKIAQYSVEELVGTDHRIINSGYHPPKFFKDMWRTIGRGNKWRGEICNKTKSGKKYWVDTTIIPFLNDKGKPYQYISIRYDITARKEAERMVRNLAYNDQLTNLPNRTSFRNLLFEEVEEAKKNGETLAIVYLNIDRFRYVNDSLGNETGDYILSVLANRLKTILKEKHTIGRLSGDEFAFVLKYIRDEEHIEQITKELQQFLEEPIDVMGQSHILSLSLGIAIYPKHAKSSSELLMKAEKAISIVRAHGGGGYAMYQNGTASKSLERILLENELRKSIDLGQLHLDFQPKVNLKTQELAGVEALVRWDHPDLGRISPNKFIPVAEETKLILPLGEWVLRESCRQAKKWQNKGCKPFRIAVNMSTVQLEEPKIVNIIKDILNETGVTTNLIEIELTESAFANREDMRDKIREIRSLGIKVSIDDFGTGYSTFSYIKELPADNLKIDMSFVRDIHENEDSQAIVKAIVMMAETVGLNIIAEGIEYEEQVPILKELGCHEGQGYYYSKPVSSSECEQFMKK; encoded by the coding sequence ATGCATAAAAATAATAAGATAATTGATAACTTAATACATCACAATGGCAGTCACAGCCCAGAAAAAGTCCTTCGGGATATTGCATATGCGCTTGACAAGTCGGCTATCGTAGCTATTACAGATCAGACAGGAAAAATATTGTATGTTAACGAGCTGTTTACAAAAATAGCTCAGTATAGCGTTGAGGAGCTTGTTGGAACAGATCACCGAATTATTAATTCGGGTTACCACCCGCCAAAATTTTTCAAGGATATGTGGCGGACAATAGGGCGCGGTAATAAATGGCGCGGTGAAATCTGTAATAAAACTAAAAGTGGTAAAAAATATTGGGTAGACACCACAATCATTCCATTTCTAAACGATAAAGGGAAGCCTTATCAATACATTTCAATTCGCTATGACATTACTGCTAGAAAAGAGGCTGAGCGAATGGTACGGAATCTGGCGTATAATGATCAATTAACCAACTTACCCAACCGTACTTCATTTAGAAATTTGTTATTTGAAGAAGTAGAAGAAGCAAAAAAAAACGGTGAAACACTAGCTATTGTCTATCTCAATATCGATCGATTCCGTTATGTCAACGACTCACTTGGGAATGAAACAGGTGATTATATTTTATCTGTCTTAGCTAATAGGCTTAAAACTATTTTGAAAGAAAAACATACCATCGGCAGACTGTCAGGCGATGAGTTTGCATTCGTTTTAAAATATATCCGTGATGAGGAACACATTGAACAAATAACGAAAGAGCTACAACAATTCCTGGAAGAACCTATTGATGTAATGGGGCAATCGCATATATTGTCGCTGAGTTTAGGCATTGCTATTTATCCAAAACACGCTAAAAGTTCATCCGAGCTTTTGATGAAAGCAGAAAAAGCAATTTCCATCGTAAGGGCGCATGGTGGCGGAGGATACGCAATGTATCAAAATGGTACAGCTTCCAAATCATTGGAAAGAATTTTACTGGAGAATGAATTGAGGAAAAGCATTGATCTTGGTCAGCTTCATCTCGATTTTCAACCTAAGGTAAACTTGAAGACCCAAGAATTAGCTGGAGTTGAAGCATTAGTTCGATGGGATCACCCGGATCTTGGGAGGATTTCACCAAATAAGTTCATTCCTGTTGCAGAAGAAACAAAACTTATCCTTCCTCTTGGAGAATGGGTATTGCGAGAGTCATGCAGGCAGGCGAAAAAGTGGCAGAACAAAGGGTGCAAGCCTTTCCGGATTGCCGTCAATATGTCTACTGTGCAATTGGAAGAACCGAAAATCGTAAATATCATTAAAGATATTCTTAATGAAACAGGTGTTACGACAAATTTGATAGAAATTGAATTGACCGAGAGTGCATTTGCAAATAGAGAAGATATGCGAGATAAAATTCGAGAAATAAGATCACTTGGTATTAAAGTGTCCATCGACGATTTTGGAACAGGTTATAGCACTTTTAGTTATATCAAGGAATTGCCGGCTGATAATTTGAAAATAGATATGTCCTTTGTGCGCGATATCCACGAAAATGAAGATAGCCAGGCAATTGTTAAGGCAATTGTAATGATGGCGGAAACAGTAGGTCTGAACATCATTGCGGAAGGCATCGAGTATGAAGAACAAGTCCCTATTTTAAAGGAATTAGGTTGCCATGAAGGCCAAGGTTATTATTACAGTAAACCGGTATCATCCAGCGAATGCGAACAATTCATGAAAAAATGA
- a CDS encoding IS6 family transposase, which produces MEKEQLFKWKHFQPEIILLTVRWYLRYNLSFRNLVEMMEERGLSMAHTTIMRWVHQYGPVLDKRVRRHLKPTNDSWRVDETYIKVKGQWMYLYRSVDSDGNTIDFYLSESRDKQAAKRFFKKALAFSHVSKPRVITVDKNPAYPLAIQELKEEKQLPEGIQLRQVKYLNNIIEQDHRFIKKRIRPMLGLKSLRTAKRIIAGIEAMHMIKKGQTLQGRKSVQNQKEFIHQLFGLAA; this is translated from the coding sequence ATGGAAAAGGAACAACTATTCAAGTGGAAACACTTTCAACCTGAAATTATTTTGTTAACAGTGAGATGGTACCTTCGGTACAACTTGAGCTTTCGTAATTTAGTTGAGATGATGGAAGAACGTGGATTATCAATGGCCCACACAACCATTATGCGATGGGTTCATCAATATGGACCGGTATTAGATAAAAGAGTTCGACGTCATCTTAAGCCAACAAATGATTCCTGGAGAGTCGATGAAACCTATATCAAAGTAAAAGGTCAATGGATGTATCTATATCGTTCCGTTGATTCAGATGGGAATACCATTGATTTTTATTTAAGTGAATCAAGAGATAAACAAGCAGCCAAGCGCTTTTTTAAGAAGGCCTTGGCTTTTTCGCACGTTTCTAAACCCCGAGTGATAACAGTAGACAAGAACCCAGCTTATCCCCTCGCTATCCAAGAATTAAAAGAAGAAAAGCAGCTACCCGAAGGCATTCAACTAAGGCAAGTTAAATATCTCAACAATATCATAGAGCAGGATCATCGCTTTATTAAAAAACGAATTCGCCCGATGCTTGGATTAAAGTCCTTACGGACTGCCAAACGAATTATTGCTGGGATAGAGGCTATGCACATGATTAAAAAAGGGCAGACTCTCCAAGGGAGGAAGTCTGTCCAAAATCAAAAAGAATTCATCCATCAACTTTTTGGATTAGCAGCTTAA
- a CDS encoding GGDEF domain-containing protein, translated as MASGIVLFFNVLRYFYYHQHLALPFNWTFFVLTAFFLGVAWWAGKQFDKVRYISERDPLTGTYNRRTVEHYFQKAAKVCDLKKQSLGVIMLDLNNFKEINDEHGHHKGDELLIQIASTLNNYVTKNDLVARWGGDEFIILVPDMKKDIANEYVNKLQRAITLQNADSFSNVGASVGYAIYPQQEKNFHKLVQEADANMYKGKKEK; from the coding sequence GTGGCAAGTGGAATTGTTCTTTTTTTTAATGTGCTTCGTTATTTCTACTATCATCAGCATCTGGCATTGCCTTTTAATTGGACATTCTTTGTTTTAACTGCTTTTTTCCTGGGCGTCGCTTGGTGGGCAGGAAAACAATTCGATAAGGTCAGGTATATATCTGAACGAGATCCATTAACCGGTACCTATAACCGGCGTACGGTAGAACACTATTTTCAGAAGGCTGCAAAGGTATGCGATCTAAAAAAGCAATCATTAGGGGTTATTATGCTGGACCTCAATAACTTCAAAGAAATAAACGATGAACACGGCCATCATAAAGGCGATGAACTGCTCATACAAATTGCCTCTACACTAAATAACTATGTGACGAAAAATGATTTAGTTGCAAGATGGGGAGGCGATGAATTCATTATTCTCGTACCCGATATGAAGAAAGATATCGCCAATGAATATGTAAATAAACTTCAACGAGCGATTACGTTGCAAAATGCCGACAGCTTTTCGAATGTCGGAGCTTCCGTCGGGTACGCCATCTACCCTCAGCAAGAAAAAAACTTCCACAAACTCGTTCAAGAAGCTGATGCGAATATGTATAAGGGAAAAAAGGAGAAATGA
- a CDS encoding PilZ domain-containing protein, translating into MKNQSKKVFKRNEGFRLSFKEPIQTTFTILQIEDKEVTSKEGEIRIVDISLKGAKLTCKLSLPVPNTVISIEYSLAKEPFFIHGELIWKKDASEGFIYGIQFLSSSYSEETLLQTLKEYVNKNK; encoded by the coding sequence TTGAAAAATCAAAGCAAAAAGGTATTTAAAAGAAATGAAGGTTTCCGACTATCTTTTAAAGAACCTATTCAAACTACTTTTACTATTCTTCAAATCGAGGACAAAGAGGTAACAAGCAAAGAAGGGGAAATTAGAATTGTTGATATAAGCTTAAAAGGTGCAAAGCTTACATGCAAACTTAGTTTGCCTGTTCCGAATACTGTTATATCTATAGAATATTCTTTAGCAAAAGAACCATTTTTCATTCATGGAGAATTGATTTGGAAAAAAGATGCGTCAGAAGGATTTATTTATGGTATACAGTTTCTTTCTAGCTCTTATTCAGAAGAAACACTGCTGCAAACCTTAAAAGAGTACGTAAATAAAAATAAATAA